A part of Arachis hypogaea cultivar Tifrunner chromosome 12, arahy.Tifrunner.gnm2.J5K5, whole genome shotgun sequence genomic DNA contains:
- the LOC112728547 gene encoding magnesium/proton exchanger has product MVGLFSVMGHEKCESYLIFSGEAALGDNFRTFLYFLGLAYCFLGLSAITARFFKSMENVVKHTRKVVEIDPVTQTEVVRHEKVWNYTIADISLLAFGTSFPQISLATIDAIRNVGNLYAGGLGPGTLVGSAAFDLFPIHAVCVVVPKAGELKKIADIGVWLVELFWSFWAYIWLYIILKVWTPDVVTLWEALLTVLQYGLLLTHAYAQDKRWPYISLPIERDERPEEWVPEESPYFIQESLDKMDFSETSPMSEEYGETVDIFSIHSVNPTDQKYERVHQIDDNVAQISDKAKEMMTEDVHLLKIWRQQFVDALTLESLETKKLKNSYLRMGRILWQSLLIPWRFLFAFVPPCHIAHGWISFICSLLFISGIAYIVTRITDLISCVTGINAYVIAFTALASGTSWPDLVASKIAAERQITADSAIANITCSNSVNIYVGIGVPWLIDTLYNFIAYREPLRIQDAGGLSFSLLVFFSTSVGCISVLVLRRLIFGAELGGPRIWAWITCVYFMFLWIIFVVLSSLKVSGFI; this is encoded by the exons ATGGTTGGGCTCTTCAGTGTAATGGGGCATGAGAAATGTGAAAGCTACTTAATTTTCAGTGGAGAGGCTGCTCTTGGTGACAATTTCAGAACTTTTCTGTATTTTCTTGGTCTTGCATATTGTTTCCTTGGATTATCAGCTATAACAGCTCGTTTCTTCAAGTCCATGGAAAATGTGGTGAAGCACACAAGGAAAGTTGTGGAGATAGATCCTGTTACTCAGACTGAAGTAGTTAGACATGAGAAAGTTTGGAATTACACCATTGCGGATATTAGCCTATTAGCCTTCGGAACTAGCTTTCCTCAGATATCATTAGCCACCATTGATGCTATACGGAATGTCGGGAACTTGTATGCTGGAG GTTTGGGGCCCGGAACACTTGTTGGTTCTGCAGCTTTTGACCTTTTCCCTATCCATGCTGTCTGTGTAGTAGTTCCAAAAGCAGGGGAGCTGAAAAAGATTGCTGACATAGGAGTATGGTTGGTGGAGTTGTTTTGGTCATTTTGGGCTTATATTTGGTTATACATTATTTTGAAG GTGTGGACTCCAGATGTGGTGACTCTATGGGAGGCCTTGTTGACAGTACTGCAGTATGGATTACTGTTGACCCATGCTTATGCTCAAGACAAGCGATGGCCATATATTTCTCTACCTAT TGAACGAGATGAGAGGCCTGAGGAATGGGTGCCAGAAGAATCTCCTTATTTTATACAAGAAAGCCTCGACAAAATGGACTTTTCTGAGACAAGTCCCATGAGTGAAGAATATGGGGAGACTGTTGATATTTTCTCCATTCATTCAGTAAATCCCACCG ACCAAAAATATGAAAGAGTACATCAAATAGATGATAATGTTGCTCAAATTTCTGATAAAGCTAAGGAAATGATGACAGAGGATGTGCATTTGCTTAAAATTTGGAGGCAGCAATTTGTGGATGCACTGACG TTGGAGAGCCTGGAGACAAAAAAATTGAAGAATTCCTATCTCCGCATGGGTAGAATATTATGGCAATCACTGCTTATACCATGGAGGTTTCTGTTTGCTTTTGTTCCTCCATGCCATATAGCTCATGGATGGATCTCCTTCATTTGCTCTTTGCTTTTCATCAGTGGAATAGCTTACATTGTTACTAGGATCACAGATCTTATAAGTTGTGTCACAG GAATAAATGCTTATGTCATAGCGTTTACAGCACTGGCCAGCGGAACCTCGTGGCCCGATTTAGTGGCAAGCAAGATTGCTGCAGAACGTCAAATAACTGCAGACTCAGCAATTGCAAACATCACTTGCAG TAATTCGGTGAACATATATGTTGGCATTGGTGTTCCATGGCTTATTGATACCTTATACAACTTCATAGCATATAGAGAACCTCTTCGGATCCAAGATGCAGGGGGGCTAAGCTTTTCCTTGCTTGTTTTCTTCTCTACTTCTGTTGGGTGTATATCAGTTTTGGTTTTACGGCGTTTAATTTTTGGCGCGGAGCTAGGAGGACCAAGGATCTGGGCATGGATTACTTGTGTGTACTTCATGTTTCTGTGGATTATTTTTGTTGTACTATCTTCACTCAAAGTTTCTGGGTTCATTTAG